GGTCCATTCATGATTGCCCAAGACGGGCCATAGGCAGTAATCCTTGCAGAGATCCGTTTGTTCCGAGAAAAATTTTTCATACTGTCGGATCACCGGCCCGGAATCGACTATATCTCCTACAACCAGATAAAAGGAAGGATCGTCCTCCATGATCTGGCCGGCGACGTAAGGCCAACGGGATATGTATTCAGTCCAATCCATCGTGGTGTCGGCCGCAACCGCGAAACGGAACTTGGTGCTGGTGGCGGAAAAAGTGGTGAAGCTATGGACATCTCCCATGCTCACACCGTCGGCCGAGGCTCGATAATAGTAACGGGTTTCGGCGTTCAGATTATCGAGCAGGGCTTCACATCGGACCATGGGAGGATCGGCAAAGGCAGTCTGATAATTGAAGATCGTCACCTCGGCCGCGGTCTGCCATGCGAAGGAAGTGGCCGACTGCAGACCCCATTCCACTAAACCGTTGCTCACCGTATAGTTCGTCCACCAACAGACCCAGACCGAGTCGGTCGTCATCGATTGGAGAAACGGCCCGAACCAACATGCCGGGCTGGGGGTCGGCAGAGGAGAAAGGGTCGGTACGGGCGTGGGTGACGGATATGCCGTCGGCGCGGCCTTTCGGGGGAGCCCCCAACTTTCGCCGGGAATTCCGGCAACACCGATCATGCCCAAGGCGGCACAGCTCCAGCGGCGATACCGTCCAGTCCTTACCCGGGCATTCAAGCGCCGAGGCCTGATGAATAGCGCCTTTTTTGTCATGTGCATCGCTCAGACAGCGACAAGAACGTCGATCCCGGCCCCTCCTTCGGCTGTCGCCCGTGCAATCGTTTGGGCTCGATTGCCTTGGATATCGATAGTTTAACACGATATTCCGACAAGTCCTACGGCGATCTCACGGCCACGGAACCGGGACGTAGATTTCCCATCTTGAATTTCTGAAAAGACATCCCACGCCCCCCCCGCTCGGAACCGAGCCGGCGGCCGGTCAGCGGCGGCGGGATCGCGGGCCGCCGGAGCGGCGGGGACGGCCCCCCGGGCCCGGGGAAGAAGTCCGGCGGCGGGGGCGGACGGGGGGAGGCAGGGGCTTGAGCAGTTCTTCTTCCGGCTCCCGGCAGACCAGGTTTTCGCCGATGTACTTTTCGATGTCGGGGATCTGAAACGCGTCCTCGTCGCAGGCGAAACTGACCGAAATGCCTTCCTCCCCCGCCCGGCCGGTGCGGCCGATGCGGTGAACGTAGTCCTCCGCGTCCATGGGCAGGTTGAAGTTGATGACGTGGCTGATCCCCTCGACGTGCAGCCCCCGGGAAGCGACGTCGGTGGCCACCAGAACCCGGATGCGGCCGTCCCGGAAACCTTCCAGGGTGCTCAACCGTTTTTTCTGGGGGACGTCCCCGGAAAGCATGGCGGTGTTGATACCGTACTCCTCCAGGGACTCCATCAGCCTCCGGGTCCGGTCCTTGCGGTTGCAGAACACCAGCACCCGGTCGAGGCCGTGGGACTCGATCAGGTTGTAGAGGATCTTGAACTTTTCCCGCGCGGTGGTGATGTAGACCACCTGGTCGATGGAATCCACCACCACCTGCTCCGGCTCGATTTCGACGAACTCCGGCTGCCGGGTCCAACTCCCGATCAAACGCGCGACCCGAGGCGTGAGCGTGGCCGAAAAGAGCATGGTCTGCCGCGAATCCTTGGGCGGCGTCCGGCGGATGATCCGGCGCATATCGGGGATGAACCCCATGTCCAGCATCCGGTCGGCCTCGTCTATGACCAGGTGTTCGACCGAACCCAGATCGACCGCACCCTTTCCCATGAAATCGAGCAGACGTCCGGGGGTGGCGATGATGATGTCGACGGGTTTTCCCCTCAGTTCCGTCTCCTGACGGACGTAATCCATTCCCCCGTATACGGACAGTATCCTCAACCCGGTGTACCTGCCCAAGGTCCTGGCGTCTTTTTCGATCTGCAGCGCCAGTTCCCGGGTCGGAGCCATGATCAACGCCCGGGGCGTCCCGGAGGGAGCCGACGTTCTCGGGCGTTTGAGGAAATCCGCCATGAGCGTGATCAGAAACGCGGCGGTTTTACCGGTTCCCGTCTGCGCCCGGCCGGCGGCGTCCTTGCCCGCCAGGGAGTGGGGCAGAATTTTTTCCTGGATGGGCGTACAGTACCTGAACTCCGCCTCGGCGATCCCGGCCTGCAGTTCCGGAGGCAGATCGAGATCGAGAAACCGGGTCCGCCCCGCCTCCGGGGGCACTTCGGGCAGAGGGGGGAGAGCCTGGGGCCGGTCCTCCTTATTTTCCTCCCGTACCCGGCCGGAACCGGCGCGGGGGCGCCGGGAACGGCGGTTTCGGGAAGAGCGGCCCGGCGAAGCCGGCGCAGATTCGATCGGCGGCGGCGCGGGGGCCGGAACGGGTACGGGGGCGGTTTGTTCCGGAAGAGTGGCCTTCCGGAGCTTGCTCATGATGTTTTTCAGCATGGAGAACCTTGGGCGGGGCGGGGCATTCAGGTCAGTTTGATCGAGCCCATCCCGTGAGCTCCCGAGGCCGGCCCCAGCCCCGAAGTTTCTCCGGGAACGACGATCCGCGACGATTCCCGGCGACGGAGCTCGTTGATCTCCTCCACCATGCGGTCCATCGCCTTCTTGATGGCTCCGGG
The sequence above is drawn from the bacterium genome and encodes:
- a CDS encoding DEAD/DEAH box helicase; this encodes MSKLRKATLPEQTAPVPVPAPAPPPIESAPASPGRSSRNRRSRRPRAGSGRVREENKEDRPQALPPLPEVPPEAGRTRFLDLDLPPELQAGIAEAEFRYCTPIQEKILPHSLAGKDAAGRAQTGTGKTAAFLITLMADFLKRPRTSAPSGTPRALIMAPTRELALQIEKDARTLGRYTGLRILSVYGGMDYVRQETELRGKPVDIIIATPGRLLDFMGKGAVDLGSVEHLVIDEADRMLDMGFIPDMRRIIRRTPPKDSRQTMLFSATLTPRVARLIGSWTRQPEFVEIEPEQVVVDSIDQVVYITTAREKFKILYNLIESHGLDRVLVFCNRKDRTRRLMESLEEYGINTAMLSGDVPQKKRLSTLEGFRDGRIRVLVATDVASRGLHVEGISHVINFNLPMDAEDYVHRIGRTGRAGEEGISVSFACDEDAFQIPDIEKYIGENLVCREPEEELLKPLPPPVRPRRRTSSPGPGGRPRRSGGPRSRRR